In Cherax quadricarinatus isolate ZL_2023a chromosome 28, ASM3850222v1, whole genome shotgun sequence, a single window of DNA contains:
- the LOC128693137 gene encoding uncharacterized protein, producing MLVDRQGSPIEYGKLKLEPDNIQSGTGCLSMRYSMSEMSVPDVKTVLSPNLSINDKKARNRNLCSVDTADGPVWIRVPAGRIDVVEGDTVTLTAAATANPGPITYIWWRGNEEIGGAESRGGALSMGVLKRTHAHNYTVTARSPRGALTSPFFLNVQYGPEGVKAEKRVMVEQGGSVTVLCSALGNPTPNITWTRDAANTSGPAVLSRGVGVARLVVEWASQADTGVYLCHASSTVSTPPAVSTTLIVQQAPWWPNTGPDEVVGGSWAVMGGSGRLECSVRAAPQPTFHWATQDGREIQTGTKYTLEDAQLSDGVVEWRSVMEVHGVTPRDYTHYTCTASNTLGKHSSRLVLTPPVPPATPLHLTVGNVSSDEVWLAWTPNLSKSQPSGYIVRYWRSADTDYQYLNVTGGEVTAVVTEELTPGTRYSFSLQAYNLQGHSRHTSPPLTVTTHGIAESASSSSSSSSSEGGTRSRVPRLILLIMTLAGTALLALNMAIIACFVRRRAAHTARGVSASSSKTTTLEIFSPATTPGGTTQGDDLPLTTTNTTTDLTTLGGQRVECQTGVDDFEQTSLFHGDEEDTPVLSTEGEFLRHTSFRSKSRSQQNGRVLTQNGGHTVQKYRDDSSYYYSPIPQNSYTLVDDVLSKRTTITNPPDVCPTTSDTVGALSCRHQQQQRGTTPTFPTESSQGFFIHHNNIHGAHAVNSSSPSKDTISRHSPGNQSHDSLHNNRQTPQQQAQKPSSPRVAEGKEEPSQQLHHLHSHQQVKQLDPHTHALCDVVATTTGVPGGYATLGPRKHRQTPASFSTLQRSGSSKPITTTAGASQHTSLELQVTPCSQEYQSHQDPVNSRQTRRSSLAQPQLSLGGAGIPSAGIIQEDSGSSGYGGSPRQELSVLGSVSTTTAGSSLNPGVGGSLVTHPTTVALPAHSTTTLTRRRLSQDCLRKGKPELPVLPSRETHCDGMSN from the exons atgctcgttgatagacagGGCAGTCCAATAGAATATGGGAAATTGAAATTGGAACCAGACAATATTCAGAGTGGAACCGGGTGTCTATCCATGAGATACTCCATGAGTGAGATGAGTGTGCCTGATGTGAAAACAGTGTTGTCTCCCAACCTCAGCATCAATGACAAGAAGGCTAGAAACCGAAACTtg tgtagtgttgacactgcAGACGGGCCGGTGTGGATCAGGGTACCAGCAGGAAGAATCGACGTAgtggaaggtgacacagtgaccctCACTGCAGCAGCCACCGCCAACCCTGGACCTATAAC GTACATCTGGTGGCGTGGGAACGAAGAGATAGGCGGAGCTGAGAGTAGGGGCGGGGCGCTCAGCATGGGCGTGCTCAAGAGAACACACGCCCATAATTACACCGTCACCGCCCGCAGTCCGCGAGGGGCTCTCACCTCACCTTTCTTCCTCAACGTGCAGt ATGGACCAGAAGGAGTGAAAGCGGAGAAGAGAGTGATGGTTGAGCAGGGAGGCTCAGTGACCGTCCTGTGTTCGGCTCTGGGCAACCCAACACCAAACATTACCTGGACCAGAGACGCCGCCAATACCAG TGGACCAGCAGTGCTGTCCCGAGGCGTGGGTGTGGCGCGcctggtggtggagtgggcgtCGCAGGCTGACACTGGCGTGTACCTCTGCCACGCCTCCAGCACCGTCTCCACGCCACCTGCCGTCTCCACCACACTCATTGTGCAAC AGGCGCCTTGGTGGCCCAACACGGGGCCAGACGAGGTTGTGGGCGGGTCGTGGGCGGTGATGGGCGGCAGTGGGCGGCTGGAGTGCAGCGTGCGGGCGGCTCCACAGCCCACTTTCCACTGGGCTACCCAGGATGGACGGGAGATACAAACAGGCACCAAGTACACGCTGGAAGATGCCCAG CTGTCCGACGGAGTAGTGGAGTGGAGGTCTGTGATGGAGGTACACGGAGTCACACCTCGGgattacacacactacacctgcacagcCTCCAACACCTTGGGCAAGCACTCCTCCAGGCTGGTGTTGACCCCACCTGTGCCACCTGCTACACCACTCCACCTCACA GTTGGGAACGTGTCCTCTGACGAGGTGTGGCTGGCCTGGACCCCCAACTTGTCCAAGAGTCAGCCTTCTGGCTACATCGTCAGGTACTGGAGAAGCGCTGACACTGACTACCAG TACTTGAATGTGACTGGAGGTGAAGTGACGGCGGTAGTAACGGAGGAACTGACACCTGGCACTCGCTACTCCTTCAGCCTGCAGGCCTACAACCTTCAGGGTCACTCCAGGCACACATCGCCCCCACTCACCGTCACCACCCACG GTATTGCAGAGAgtgccagtagcagcagtagcagcagcagcagcgagggaggcaCGAGGTCGAGAGTGCCACGACTCATCCTGCTGATCATGACCCTGGCAGGCACGGCACTACTGGCACTCAACATGGCAATCATTGCCTGCTTCGTCCGTCGCCGTGCTGCCCACACCGCTAGGGGCGTCTCAG CTTCTTCAAGCAAGACGACAACATTGGAAATATTCAGCCCAGCGACCACCCCTGGGGGTACGACTCAGGGGGACGACCTTCcccttaccaccaccaacacaaccacagacCTTACCACACTCGGGGGACAG AGAGTCGAGTGTCAAACAGGTGTAGATGACTTCGAGCAGACGAGCCTTTTCCACGGTGACGAGGAAGATACACCAGTCCTTAGCACGGAAGGTGAGTTTCTCCGCCACACCAGCTTCAGGAGCAAGAGCAGGAGTCAGCAGAATGGACGAGTGCTGACGCAGAATGGCGGTCATACTGTCCAGAAATACCGGGATGATAGCTCCTACTACTACTCTCCCATACCCCAGAACAGTTACACCCTCGTAGATGACGTTCTTTCCAAGCGCACCACAATCACCAATCCTCCTGATGTATGCCCCACAACCTCTGACACTGTTGGAGCTCTTAGCTGCaggcatcagcaacaacagaggggcacaacacccaccttccccacAGAATCCTCACAAGGGTTTTTCATTCACCACAACAATATTCATGGTGCTCATGCGGTCAACAGTTCATCCCCTAGTAAGGATACCATATCCAGACACTCTCCAGGTAACCAGAGTCACGACAGCCTTCATAACAACCGACAAACGCCACAGCAACAAGCACAAAAACCCTCCTCTCCCAGAGTggcagaagggaaggaggaaccATCACAGCAACTGCATCATTTACATTCTCATCAGCAGGTGAAACAGCTGGACCCACACACTCATGCCCTCTGTGACGTCGTGGCCACAACTACAG GAGTGCCTGGAGGATATGCTACCTTAGGCCCCCGTAAACACCGCCAGACACCAGCCTCATTCTCTACCCTGCAGCGTTCAGGGTCCTCgaaacccatcaccaccactgcaggAGCAAGTCAACATACCTCCCTGGAGCTGCAGGTGACACCATGTTCCCAGGAATACCAAAGTCACCAAGACCCAGTGAACAGCCGTCAGACTCGCCGCAGTTCCCTGGCACAGCCCCAGCTGTCGCTAGGCGGTGCGGGCATTCCCAGCGCAGGGATTATACAGGAGGATAGCGGCTCCTCGGGCTACGGTGGGAGCCCTCGTCAGGAGTTGAGTGTTCTCGGTAGCGTAAGTACAACCACCGCCGGTTCCTCCCTTAATCCGGGGGTTGGTGGGTCTCTGGTCACCCATCCAACAACTGTTGCTCTTCCAGctcacagcaccactacactcaccagacGTCGACTTTCTCAAGATTGTTTAAGAAAAGGCAAACCCGAGTTGCCTGTGTTGCCCTCTAGAGAAACTCATTGTGACGGTATGAGCAACTAA